The following coding sequences are from one Tolumonas lignilytica window:
- the odhB gene encoding 2-oxoglutarate dehydrogenase complex dihydrolipoyllysine-residue succinyltransferase, whose amino-acid sequence MSLQIMVPDLPESVSDATVGTWHKKLGDIIKAGELLVDLETDKVVLEVPAPQDGIVSNILFETGSTVQAKQLLAELQPAPASGEETKAKPAEAVADAGNSHDILTPSVRRILAEEEVDPANLHGSGRGGRITRQDVLEHLSRQESEQTTVGDIAAVEAVDSSFSSREEKRVPMTRLRKRIAERLLEAKNTTAMLTTFNEVNMQPIMKIRSKYQEQFEKRHGIKLGFMSFYVKAVSEALKRYPEVNASIDGNDILYHNYFDISIAVSTERGLVTPVLRNCDELSLADIEKGIKSLADKARDGKLSVDDLTGGTFTITNGGVFGSLMSTPIINPPQSAILGMHKIQDRPMAVDGQVVILPMMYLALSYDHRIIDGRESVGFLVHVKSLLEDPTRLLLDI is encoded by the coding sequence ATGAGTTTGCAAATAATGGTGCCAGATCTCCCCGAGTCCGTTTCTGACGCAACGGTAGGTACTTGGCATAAAAAGCTTGGTGACATCATCAAAGCGGGTGAGTTGTTGGTGGATCTGGAAACCGACAAGGTTGTATTGGAAGTGCCAGCTCCGCAGGATGGTATTGTCAGTAATATCTTGTTTGAAACAGGCAGCACTGTTCAGGCCAAACAACTATTAGCAGAATTGCAGCCAGCCCCAGCCAGTGGTGAAGAAACCAAAGCCAAGCCAGCGGAAGCGGTTGCCGATGCGGGAAACTCGCATGACATTCTGACTCCTTCTGTGCGCCGGATATTGGCAGAAGAAGAGGTGGATCCTGCCAATTTACATGGTTCTGGCCGGGGTGGTCGTATTACCCGTCAGGATGTGCTCGAACATCTTTCCCGCCAGGAAAGTGAGCAAACCACTGTGGGCGACATTGCCGCTGTTGAGGCAGTCGATTCCTCATTCAGTTCCCGTGAAGAAAAACGGGTGCCGATGACCCGACTGAGAAAACGGATCGCAGAACGGTTGCTGGAAGCTAAAAATACGACGGCTATGTTGACTACGTTTAATGAAGTCAACATGCAGCCGATCATGAAAATCCGCAGCAAATATCAGGAACAGTTTGAAAAACGCCATGGTATCAAGCTTGGATTCATGTCGTTTTATGTCAAAGCGGTCAGTGAGGCATTAAAAAGATATCCTGAAGTGAATGCATCTATTGATGGGAATGATATTCTTTATCACAATTATTTTGATATCAGCATTGCAGTTTCTACAGAGCGTGGATTGGTAACCCCAGTTTTGCGTAATTGTGATGAGTTGTCGCTGGCTGACATTGAAAAAGGGATCAAGTCGCTGGCTGATAAAGCACGCGATGGCAAACTGTCGGTTGATGATTTGACCGGCGGTACGTTTACCATCACGAATGGCGGTGTATTTGGTTCCCTGATGTCGACACCGATCATCAATCCTCCTCAAAGCGCTATCTTGGGTATGCATAAAATCCAGGATCGCCCAATGGCTGTGGATGGTCAGGTGGTTATACTTCCAATGATGTACTTGGCTCTGTCTTATGATCACCGTATCATCGATGGCCGGGAATCGGTCGGGTTTCTTGTGCATGTGAAATCATTGCTGGAAGACCCAACCAGACTGCTATTGGATATCTAA
- the sucC gene encoding ADP-forming succinate--CoA ligase subunit beta produces MNLHEYQAKQLFADYGLPVPPGVPCSSANEAVAATKTLGGEKWVAKCQVHAGGRGKAGGVKVVSSEQDVRAFAEHWLGKRLVTYQTDANGQPVNTILVEACGNIAKELYLGAVVDRSTRRVVFMASTEGGMDIETVAHNTPELIHKATLDPLTGPQAYQARELGFKLGLNADQLKQFTKIFLGLGKMFTECDLSLLEINPLVITGEGNLLCLDGKINIDSNALYRQPKLKAWNDETQDDPREVEAAHWDLNYVALDGSIGCMVNGAGLAMGTMDIIKHHGGFPANFLDVGGGATKERVTEAFKLILSDCKVKAVLVNIFGGIVRCDLIADGIIGAVEEVGVKVPVVVRLEGNNAELGSQRLADSGLNIIAATSLTDAAVQVVKAAEAMA; encoded by the coding sequence ATGAATTTGCATGAATATCAGGCCAAGCAATTATTTGCTGACTACGGTCTGCCTGTGCCTCCCGGTGTTCCTTGTTCCTCAGCGAATGAAGCCGTTGCGGCGACGAAGACATTAGGCGGTGAAAAATGGGTTGCCAAGTGTCAGGTTCATGCCGGTGGACGGGGTAAGGCCGGTGGGGTCAAAGTCGTTTCCTCTGAGCAGGACGTCCGTGCGTTTGCCGAACACTGGTTAGGCAAACGTCTGGTCACTTATCAAACCGATGCCAATGGTCAACCGGTCAACACCATTCTGGTCGAAGCCTGCGGTAACATCGCCAAAGAACTTTATCTCGGTGCCGTGGTCGATCGCAGTACCCGCCGCGTGGTATTTATGGCCTCCACCGAAGGTGGCATGGACATCGAAACCGTGGCCCACAACACGCCGGAACTGATCCACAAAGCGACGTTAGATCCGCTGACTGGCCCGCAAGCCTATCAGGCGCGTGAACTGGGCTTCAAGCTGGGTTTGAATGCCGACCAACTGAAACAGTTCACCAAGATCTTCTTAGGCTTAGGCAAGATGTTCACCGAGTGTGATTTGTCGCTGCTGGAAATCAATCCGCTGGTGATCACCGGTGAGGGCAACCTGCTGTGCCTTGACGGTAAAATCAATATCGACAGCAATGCCTTGTATCGTCAGCCAAAACTGAAAGCCTGGAACGACGAAACCCAGGACGATCCTCGCGAAGTGGAAGCGGCCCACTGGGATCTGAATTACGTCGCTCTGGATGGCAGCATCGGCTGTATGGTCAATGGTGCTGGGCTTGCGATGGGCACGATGGACATCATCAAACACCACGGCGGCTTCCCGGCTAACTTCCTCGATGTCGGTGGTGGTGCGACCAAAGAGCGCGTGACCGAAGCGTTTAAACTGATCCTCTCTGACTGCAAAGTAAAAGCGGTGCTGGTCAATATCTTCGGTGGTATCGTGCGTTGCGACCTGATCGCTGACGGCATCATCGGTGCTGTTGAAGAAGTCGGTGTGAAAGTGCCAGTGGTGGTGCGTCTGGAAGGGAACAATGCCGAGCTGGGTTCACAGCGTCTGGCCGATAGCGGATTGAATATTATTGCCGCCACCAGTCTGACCGATGCGGCAGTGCAGGTGGTTAAAGCAGCGGAGGCCATGGCATGA